One part of the Glycine max cultivar Williams 82 chromosome 14, Glycine_max_v4.0, whole genome shotgun sequence genome encodes these proteins:
- the LOC100775682 gene encoding BEL1-like homeodomain protein 7, with translation MYTSQAFSSGSYADMLSGNPLLPHNYSETVEGQNELKFITSMRDTMTMQPIDGHSNAAATGDSESFVNAGDSHSHVIPRTTQLGVVESEQNVLNQGLSLSLGSVMPSIASVPTFPYQYPGTSFSSLMTACIPNSKDSSSHKDDETSLQRELRNAECMASLASRGFHKREDLYNPHASMCISEGRNDGLQGFSNNVLNSQYLKAAQELLDEIVNVRKALKQTGLEKQQSFRDIGLDGSKDSDGKSTSQSVQISSGPNGSAANSSCELSPAERQNLLDKKTKLLSMLDEVDKRYRQYCHQMQIVVSSFDMVAGCGAAEPYTALALRTISRHFRCLRDAISSQIQVTQRNLGEQEGIPRLRYVDQQLRQQKALQQLGVMRQAWRPQRGLPETSVSVLRAWLFEHFLHPYPKDSEKIMLARQTGLTRNQVANWFINARVRLWKPMVEEMYKEEFGDSEMSSNLLSSENTLKAPRDDVQASDNKREESQDNLINVDDSVQHHGLKLDHASELDRGIQSSDHGENAMDPRIGKLQGDQRFNMNNSNNNSPYYGDGCVMASTPATYDLPELGNIAVDGHVSLALELRNCESQGFGVSNDDMHKRHKKTLASSPETDLLDYHFTDPGKQQNKFGNPHLLHEFVV, from the exons ATGTATACGAGCCAAGCCTTTTCTTCAGGGTCCTATGCGGATATGTTGTCTGGGAATCCTCTTTTACCTCATAACTACAGTGAAACTGTAGAAGGACAAAATGAGTTGAAGTTCATCACATCCATGAGGGACACAATGACTATGCAGCCTATTGATGGGCATTCCAATGCCGCCGCCACAGGTGATTCAGAGTCTTTTGTGAATGCTGGAGATTCCCATTCCCATGTTATTCCAAGGACAACACAATTGGGAGTTGTGGAGAGTGAGCAAAATGTACTGAACCAAGGCTTGTCTCTTAGCCTTGGCTCAGTGATGCCTTCTATTGCATCTGTCCCTACCTTTCCATATCAGTATCCCGGCACCAGTTTCTCTTCACTTATGACTGCTTGTATCCCAAATTCAAAGGACTCTTCATCTCATAAAGATGATGAGACCAGCCTACAAAGGGAATTGAGAAATGCTGAGTGCATGGCATCTTTAGCTTCTAGAGGATTTCACAAAAGGGAGGATTTGTATAATCCACATGCCTCAATGTGCATTAGTGAAGGCCGAAATGATGGATTGCAAGGTTTTTCCAACAATGTCTTGAACTCACAATACCTCAAGGCAGCACAGGAGTTGCTTGATGAAATAGTAAATGTCCGAAAGGCTTTGAAGCAAACTGGTTTGGAAAAGCAACAGAGTTTCCGTGATATTGGTTTAGATGGCTCCAAAGATTCAGATGGAAAATCTACCAGCCAATCCGTGCAGATATCTTCAGGCCCCAATGGTTCTGCTGCAAACTCTTCATGTGAGCTATCACCTGCAGAACGGCAGAATTTGTTGGACAAGAAGACAAAGCTTTTGTCAATGCTGGATGAG GTGGATAAAAGATACAGACAGTACTGCCACCAAATGCAGATTGTGGTGTCATCTTTTGATATGGTTGCTGGATGTGGAGCAGCTGAACCATACACTGCACTTGCCTTGCGCACAATATCGCGCCACTTTCGGTGTTTGCGCGATGCCATTAGCAGCCAAATTCAAGTGACTCAAAGGAACCTCGGAGAACAAGAGGGAATACCTCGTCTCCGCTATGTTGATCAGCAGCTTCggcaacaaaaggcccttcagCAACTTGGTGTAATGAGACAAGCTTGGAGGCCTCAGAGGGGACTTCCTGAAACCTCTGTTTCAGTACTCCGTGCATGGCTCTTTGAGCATTTCCTTCATCC TTATCCTAAGGATTCAGAGAAAATTATGCTAGCAAGGCAAACTGGCTTAACAAGAAACCAG GTGGCAAACTGGTTCATTAATGCAAGGGTGCGTCTATGGAAGCCAATGGTTGAGGAAATGTACAAAGAAGAATTTGGTGATTCTGAGATGAGCAGCAATCTATTATCATCAGAGAACACACTCAAAGCTCCAAGAGATGATGTTCAAGCTTCTGACAATAAAAGGGAAGAGTCCCAGGACAACTTAATAAACGTTGATGATAGTGTTCAGCATCATGGGTTGAAGTTAGATCATGCCTCGGAATTGGACAGAGGGATCCAAAGCAGTGATCATGGAGAAAATGCCATGGATCCTAGAATTGGAAAATTGCAAGGTGACCAAAGGTTCAACATGAACAACAGCAATAACAATAGTCCTTATTATGGTGATGGCTGCGTAATGGCTTCTACTCCTGCCACATATGATTTACCAGAGTTAGGTAACATTGCTGTCGATGGCCACGTGTCGCTTGCATTGGAATTGAGGAACTGTGAAAGCCAAGGATTTGGTGTGTCAAATGATGACATGCATAAACGACATAAGAAAACATTGGCTTCTTCCCCAGAGACTGATTTGCTAGATTACCATTTCACAGACCCAGGAAAGCAACAAAACAAATTTGGCAATCCTCACCTATTGCACGAGTTTGTTGTGTGA